In Desulfobacterales bacterium, the sequence GGTATGTATCCATGCTCGATCCCGGGGCAATCGATGCGGCAATCGACGCAAACACCCGGGCCCTGTTCCTGGAGAGCATCACCAACCCCCAGCTCGAGGTTGCCGACTGCAACGAGATCAGCGCCATAACCAGGAAACACGGGGTGCCCCTGGTCCTGGACAACACCCTGACGACCCCCTACCTGTTCAACAGCCGCCGGGCCGGGGTGGATATCGAGCTGCTGTCAAGCACCAAGTACATCTCCGGCGGGGCCACCTCGCTGGGCGGACTGATCATTGATAACGGCACCTTTGACTGGAGCCGGTCCCCGCGCCTGGCGGACCGGGTAAAGACCATGGGGCCGATGGCCTTTATCGGCTCCCTGCGCCGGGAAATCTTTCGCAATGTCGGCGCCTGCCTGTCACCCCATAACGCCTATCTCCAGACCCTGGGCCTGGAGACCCTGGGCCTGCGGATCGACAAAAGCTGCGCCAATGCCCGGATCCTGGCCGAATATCTTGAAGCACATCCCAAGGTCACAACGGTCAACTATCCCGGCCTGCCGGGTTCTCCCGGTCACCAGACGGCCCGCCGCCAGTTTGCCAACGGCCACGGCGGCCTGCTCACCTTTGATCTCAAGGACCGGGATGCCTGCTTCTCCCTTATCAACAGCCTGCGGATCATCAGGCGGGCCACCAATGTCAATGACAACAAAACACTCATCCTCCACCCTGCGTCCACCATTTTCGCGGAGTATTCAGACCGGGAAAAACTGGCCATGGGGGTGCGGCCGACCATGATCCGCCTGTCCGCGGGCATTGAGGATCACCAGGATCTACTGGATGAACTGGAACAGGGGCTTGAATCGCTATGATTGACTTTACCACTGAACAACTGGAACGCTACAGCCGCCATATCCTGCTGCAGGATGTGGGGGTCGAAGGCCAGATCAAACTGCTTGAGGCAAAGGTGCTTATCATCGGCGCCGGCGGGCTCGGCGCCCCGGTGGCCCTCTATCTCGCCGCCGCCGGGGTGGGCACCATCGGCATCCTTGACAACGACCATGTCGAGATCTCCAATCTCCAGCGCCAGATCGTTCATTTCACCCGGGACATCAATAAAAAAAAGGTGGACTCGGCCCGGGAGAAAATGGAGGCGGTCAATACCGACATCAGGGTCAGGACCTACCAGGAGTGGCTGCGGGCCGACAACATCCGCGAGATCATCCGGGGCTATGACTTCGTTGTTGACGGCACTGACAATTTCCCCACCAAGTTCCTGGTCAACGACGCCTGCGTCATGGAAGGGATCCCCTTTTCCCACGGCGGCATCCTCCGCTTCGACGGCCAGACGATAACCGTGCTCCCTGGGCAAAGTTCATGCTATCGCTGCTCCTTTCGGCAGCCGCCGCCCCTGGACGCGGTACCCACCTGTTCCCAGGCCGGGGTGCTTGGCGCGGTCGCCGGCATGCTCGGCACCATCCAGGCGGCCGAGACCCTGAAGTTCATCACCGGGGTCGGGCAACTGCTCACCGACACCCTGCTCTGTTTTGATGCCAAGAGCATGGATTTCAGAAAGATCCGGCTGCGCAGGCAGAAGGACTGTCCGGTATGCGGCGAGAACCCGACCATAACCACGCTGGTTGACGCGGAACAGGCAATCTGCAACCTGTAGGGTTTAAAAGTAATGCTGATGCATTCGTAAAAATCAGAAAGTTTACCGTAGAGGTCGGTAGAGGTCGCAAAGAAAAATTTATTATTTAAACTGTTTAACTCTGTGCCCTCCGCGCTCTCCGCGGTTAATTCAGACTTTTTTCAGGACCATCAATGCTCAGGATCAGTGAAGAGGTGTTCAGGGCGATGATCGCCCATGCGGAACAGGAACTGCCCGCTGAGGCGTGCGGATACCTGGCCGGGGCCAACGGCCTGGTCAGCAACCATTACCAGATGACCAACCTGGACAGGTCGGCCGAACATTTCACCATGGCGCCCGGGGAACAGTTCGCCGCGGTAGGGGACATGCGCGCACGCGGCCTCAAGCTCCGGGCCGTGTATCACAGCCATCCGGAGACCCCGGCCCGGCCGTCCCTTGAGGACATCCGTCTGGCCCATGACCCGGATATCAGTTATGTGATCGTCTCCCTGGCCGCGGACGAACCGGTGATCAGGTCGTTTCTGATCCGCAGGGGCGAGGTGACTCCCGAGCCCATTGAGATTATGGTTTCTTTAAAAAGGAAAAGGATGAAAAAATGACAACCAAGACAGAAGCAGACGCATTCAAGAGCTGCCGGGGCATCGGCTGCCCGATGAACATGGTCTACGCCAAGGTGGAGCTTGCCCGGCTGCGGCCCGGCCAGGTGCTTGAGCTGATCCTGGACAACGGTCCGCCGATAAACAATGTTCCCGGATCGGTGATCAAGGAAGGCCACACCATCCTCGAACAGAAACAGCTTGGGGACGGAACCTGGCAGGTGCTGATCAAAAAGGGCCAGGGAGGAAAGGAAAGGTAAGCGTCACAGGCACCGCATCTTCATACGATCATTCCTGTCCGCATGGAGGGGGGGTAGGGGAATATAGGCGAACAGTCGCGCTTATACGAACCTGCGGCACCTGTGACCGCTTACAAGGGAAGGGCCGTAAAAAGCGGGGCCGCGCTGCAAACAACGGCCCCGCTCAAATCAATCTGCTACGGCTTGTTTGAATTTTTTCTTATTGGGCCAGGTCACGCTGATACATCAGCTTATGATCCATGCCATAGGTCCAGGGCAGCCCATCAAGCCGCCATCCCGCCACCCGGCGCTTACCGTAGAAACGGCTGCTCTTGTCTTTGACCTTATCGCCCTCAAAGCCGGCCAGGATGTTAAACACCTTGTCTTGCTTGAAACCGGCCTCCACCGCGGCGGTGGAGGCGGCAATGGTCCTGGCCGCGCTCCGGCACATCAGCAACAGGGTATCGGTCTCCGGGTTGAACCGGGCCAGCAGAT encodes:
- a CDS encoding PLP-dependent transferase → MKGFATRAIHGPRLHKDPYGALRMPVYDNVAFEHDDARSIQLTFEGKKPAHAYSRISNPTVEELEQRLQLLSGGLAVLAVSSGMAAISNTILALAEAGSNIVTTRYLFGNTLSLLEKTMRPWGLEVRYVSMLDPGAIDAAIDANTRALFLESITNPQLEVADCNEISAITRKHGVPLVLDNTLTTPYLFNSRRAGVDIELLSSTKYISGGATSLGGLIIDNGTFDWSRSPRLADRVKTMGPMAFIGSLRREIFRNVGACLSPHNAYLQTLGLETLGLRIDKSCANARILAEYLEAHPKVTTVNYPGLPGSPGHQTARRQFANGHGGLLTFDLKDRDACFSLINSLRIIRRATNVNDNKTLILHPASTIFAEYSDREKLAMGVRPTMIRLSAGIEDHQDLLDELEQGLESL
- the moeB gene encoding molybdopterin-synthase adenylyltransferase MoeB, whose protein sequence is MIDFTTEQLERYSRHILLQDVGVEGQIKLLEAKVLIIGAGGLGAPVALYLAAAGVGTIGILDNDHVEISNLQRQIVHFTRDINKKKVDSAREKMEAVNTDIRVRTYQEWLRADNIREIIRGYDFVVDGTDNFPTKFLVNDACVMEGIPFSHGGILRFDGQTITVLPGQSSCYRCSFRQPPPLDAVPTCSQAGVLGAVAGMLGTIQAAETLKFITGVGQLLTDTLLCFDAKSMDFRKIRLRRQKDCPVCGENPTITTLVDAEQAICNL
- a CDS encoding M67 family metallopeptidase — protein: MLRISEEVFRAMIAHAEQELPAEACGYLAGANGLVSNHYQMTNLDRSAEHFTMAPGEQFAAVGDMRARGLKLRAVYHSHPETPARPSLEDIRLAHDPDISYVIVSLAADEPVIRSFLIRRGEVTPEPIEIMVSLKRKRMKK
- a CDS encoding sulfurtransferase TusA family protein gives rise to the protein MTTKTEADAFKSCRGIGCPMNMVYAKVELARLRPGQVLELILDNGPPINNVPGSVIKEGHTILEQKQLGDGTWQVLIKKGQGGKER